One stretch of Clavibacter michiganensis DNA includes these proteins:
- a CDS encoding SRPBCC family protein — translation MDPDHTPGQAPREASDPRAESATPSRRGGAPALEHTDAAEARLASRELDEGMPASAGLDHDRGADQGADRARFPAFPGAVLSEARESTVFLPYEFVFRRLIDLPPLIVWDAVSDADMVSGWLAEASIEQGDGGEFWFEWMTVPDRSLASASGGVVTRFEEGRAIDYTFVHEGEVTARFLLRLQEVPGGPRDRQTELGVTVSGFMPAGIANVIKASWRLHLDLLEDLVHGRPVDWATCEAEHGATWRRYLAELESAEG, via the coding sequence GTGGATCCCGATCACACCCCCGGACAGGCCCCCCGCGAGGCGTCCGACCCGCGCGCCGAGAGCGCGACGCCCTCCCGCCGCGGAGGCGCCCCCGCCCTCGAGCACACCGACGCCGCCGAGGCCCGACTCGCCTCCCGCGAGCTCGACGAGGGCATGCCCGCCTCCGCCGGCCTCGACCACGACCGTGGCGCCGACCAGGGCGCCGACCGTGCCCGGTTCCCCGCCTTCCCCGGCGCCGTCCTCTCCGAGGCCCGCGAGTCCACCGTCTTCCTCCCGTACGAGTTCGTCTTCCGCCGGCTCATCGACCTGCCCCCGCTCATCGTGTGGGACGCGGTGTCCGACGCGGACATGGTCTCCGGCTGGCTCGCCGAGGCGTCCATCGAGCAGGGGGACGGCGGCGAGTTCTGGTTCGAGTGGATGACGGTGCCCGACCGCAGCCTGGCCTCCGCGTCCGGCGGGGTGGTCACGCGCTTCGAGGAGGGGCGGGCGATCGACTACACGTTCGTGCACGAGGGCGAGGTCACGGCGCGCTTCCTCCTCCGCCTCCAGGAGGTCCCCGGCGGCCCGCGCGACCGGCAGACGGAGCTCGGCGTCACGGTCTCCGGATTCATGCCCGCGGGCATCGCCAACGTGATCAAGGCCAGCTGGCGCCTGCACCTCGACCTGCTCGAGGACCTCGTCCACGGACGCCCCGTCGACTGGGCGACGTGCGAGGCCGAGCACGGCGCCACCTGGCGCCGGTACCTCGCCGAGCTCGAGTCCGCCGAGGGCTGA
- a CDS encoding ROK family protein yields MPRTLALAVDFGGTKVESALVDDAGRVLEGSRFRGPTGPERSADELLDAVLGVARQALAALPHDAELVGTGLAAAGPVDVPHGLVSPLNVSAWRDYPLRDRLAELTPDVPTTLQMDGLAITLAEHWVGAGRGHDHVMGMIVSTGIGGGLVLGGRTAAGSTGNAGHIGHVEVAGFDDPCTCGGQGCVEAIASGPKSVAWARAQGWTGSTGEDLAASYRDGDETAIAAVRRAGLAIGRAIASASSLVDLDVVAIGGGFSRVTPDLFDMIREPIALREQFGFVTKTRVVPSGLSSDGPIIGAGALVHRREMVPSF; encoded by the coding sequence ATGCCTCGCACGCTCGCGCTCGCCGTCGACTTCGGCGGCACCAAGGTCGAGTCCGCGCTCGTGGACGACGCGGGCCGCGTGCTCGAGGGCAGCCGATTCCGCGGCCCCACGGGCCCCGAGCGCTCCGCCGACGAGCTGCTCGACGCCGTCCTCGGGGTCGCCCGCCAGGCGCTCGCCGCCCTGCCCCACGACGCCGAGCTCGTCGGCACCGGGCTCGCGGCGGCAGGCCCCGTCGACGTGCCGCACGGCCTCGTCTCGCCGCTCAACGTCTCCGCCTGGCGCGACTACCCGCTGCGCGACCGCCTCGCCGAGCTCACGCCCGACGTGCCCACCACCCTGCAGATGGACGGCCTCGCCATCACGCTCGCCGAGCACTGGGTCGGCGCCGGCCGGGGCCACGACCACGTGATGGGCATGATCGTCTCCACCGGGATCGGCGGCGGGCTCGTGCTCGGCGGCCGCACCGCCGCGGGATCCACCGGCAACGCGGGCCACATCGGCCACGTCGAGGTCGCCGGGTTCGACGACCCGTGCACCTGCGGCGGGCAGGGCTGCGTCGAGGCGATCGCGTCGGGACCAAAGAGCGTCGCCTGGGCGCGCGCGCAGGGCTGGACGGGATCCACCGGCGAGGACCTCGCGGCCTCCTACCGCGACGGCGACGAGACGGCCATCGCGGCCGTGCGGCGCGCGGGACTCGCCATCGGCCGCGCCATCGCGTCGGCCAGCTCGCTCGTGGACCTCGACGTCGTCGCGATCGGCGGCGGCTTCAGCCGCGTCACGCCCGACCTCTTCGACATGATCCGCGAGCCCATCGCCCTCCGCGAGCAGTTCGGCTTCGTGACCAAGACGCGCGTTGTCCCGTCGGGCCTGTCCTCCGACGGCCCGATCATCGGCGCCGGCGCGCTCGTGCACCGCCGGGAGATGGTGCCGAGCTTCTGA